One Cardiocondyla obscurior isolate alpha-2009 linkage group LG11, Cobs3.1, whole genome shotgun sequence DNA segment encodes these proteins:
- the East gene encoding serine-rich adhesin for platelets isoform X3: MASREKKPLAPSKSKQKASNDPVLPSNEVKSKKGKSLPHIKQQQLAQEIFDTVATGSQLPVKLEASLPRRKALKNLKRKQKIRAAKANLIKSKVTKKVTNKDIHRVAPDVKRGPKGAKKARQSEESTVKAVDAALKASENQANNGDNEGRGTETPSKSAKSNLRIKKTKSDVQSKEEASTTSTKVSPKFGRKGKTTESPDTLSKSAKTVKVTTNLKKNSAGFVKITEADNKGGKGRKSKELDCGSSARNNSSIEKISKAALDNKNSIDLTIDEVIASMLSDSEIEGQQNVTLDKTEGKVTRSKKMLVEGNIACDIEIKKESDADDTKATSDGESVETEQGFHYQNAIQLRKRSKVGYADQTSQRSLRNGKQRHLSDLGNFVDNDSKKRHRLYSDGPLTSDNLMEHISDCNINIDSGFSDPGSNESQSIVASNKEEICSKDRASNFDEDIETGLEMENNNNSDRSDRTGETGPTLRSKTKAKTTECETTRDDDVKTEDTRITPKNTETQEDSKRFNNFEQIKKDNVLAKFSDKSKGRRSSLNVDVNKTVNSFYNTDKSDGNSKSDIDQMIESIKTNIANSIKNKIFGSEKNLGLNKNFEIPETEEIVAPLSTESQKMGLEDNADEDKSNVSRNEASDNSENSVPRVADTAKEIEKKLVNFDIGEAETHSQNVQENKASDNDRINDVHSTCESTCNININNNNATQQSYKNMAESEEKNVGCSAFSGVLVNVSGNEPKILDENKKITRKSSRINDKSSDNASNNETRKSNRTPNKTVPKSDNVENALDEQKSTSEETDQLSDDNAKALSLSASMSSEQAEEEFMEERVQTGATTGSPFSFENEISLNIASNSEEAETLESISREVEKLVAEDDFATSLPHITNETAQSKDAISDAKILDKDREIQSNNQEGSDDCNERSTPLGPTVSDTNETSSGYVEGKPTDTTETLRENEASCKISQSGRRSKVNNNLLHVPIALNCDSNNEGSSENSSSVHCTSDRLTDETKELDHDSNNKELNQSNVISNIDENISEQKSGHNEAALMVDQSNKSSDNKGPDERKNEKNRRVLRTRDKQRKTENRQTSSRSRESATDNVKSNKIEEGNTVQKTPTSSHHSDTDEIVQSSVDDTASVESSQKTESENDTLNINLELDVGELEPQARGRRGRETKKRKEESSQLPGSSKTKRIKRDLRKSDQQNKEETLLDNEVAKINENNRSFLSKYDSVRTTASADANDNDRASANASVNVTSNVDADVDASVEHTNRFHGFFEQSGQDDLDKIDKDPNLRSKSENDITLVGAKTGKSEKRQLSRNLSENHVSQQTVGNIDILENERKTLKTPELAHKDSDETSTSGESFNSGTPKILETPEDKERKESIMRMLGLESLEQAAKRLNQQKTKKEQTSSTGTLKTIIRVSQKEKEKDKDKRGSRSPLKMILKQQGRGDGEGDSPEFYTIQKEFGTSGLGDSSSDDDNEEAAPKDRQSLVIPEKSSSFSIHPGRVCADVCCYCFGKFGSLDTPMHLAQIKSDERRKKILNIERHLTKDSCLCDACYRHVDRKANTSPTNMQQKPPKQHRQLMVSKCSAHECRDPARHHVKRRWLLKIRNGLQNQVNMRNVDIDWDSSQHTTMSFCVNHYEKVGRFLMCALCKRRLTRQHTHPVISAEIDDLNHLLGVQGIPVLLAVGTFVCKLCRYFTQLQLKYKELENMSTGHRSFFKSYRKRVLHNLGIKVIDDEDEDSSQQVNQANQTKDKKTKKNIKNLQPKNGSTKSPECTSGTSEKSTPEPTKNDNPMGCSSEMGNESRGSKSINDENGSMDMHYLDSTVENLKKRKILDMHTYAPGTSISSLCDGVLANGMTFGMDEVTLTRLPKRSRVSTNSNNDITPVVQRLGANPSISVRTLFPGEEEMNLHVNIEFQNVREVTPQGWEKCATMIQYDRETKQLWQQLQRPYGNQSSFLRHLILLEKYYRAGDLILAPNASRNAINYSTSVQNRLISYEGPEKMDEPIMEPIATEYSNSRRLSGGYMLEKDRLSIPGTSLMSRPSTSGGNSGASLSHSAKVNPPRMLKLTSGVSIIKKSPPNLQRLSLPSTSGSGSGSGSGGGGGGGSNGSNSSGNSGGSGGSVSASGNSNGNGNGNGGTTATTNGSGGVKRRDHSLPSVYGSSGKVFQLSEADVKRMPTFKRQKLSDKPVGTNNGSSTSGRSQYQKTQLVVSGHNQQFHRHLLMQQEMLNRQSRGDFEPLICDITRSATCANENSSTAGQNILHSLNLPKSIQVTTKPTSSTSHPIPILPKIPKSLTVIPQTITRSVEK, from the exons ATGGCATCCAGGGAAAAGAAACCCTTAGCGCCTTCCAAATCGAAACAGAAGGCGAGTAACGATCCCGTCTTGCCATCCAATGAGGTCAAAAGTAAGAAAGGCAAGTCATTGCCACATATAAAGCAACAGCAGCTTGCGCAAGAGATTTTTGATACCGTAGCGACAGGTAGTCAACTTCCTGTTAAACTAGAGGCGAGCTTGCCACGTAGAAAAGCCCTTAAAAATCTGAAACGCAAACAGAAAATACGAGCAGCCAAGGCAAATCTTATCAAGTCCAAGGTTACCAAGAAAGTGACGAATAAGGATATACACAGGGTAGCTCCTGACGTCAAGAGGGGCCCCAAAGGTGCCAAGAAAGCTAGGCAGTCGGAAGAATCAACTGTTAAGGCAGTGGACGCCGCTTTGAAAGCTTCAGAAAATCAAGCGAATAACGGGGACAACGAAGGTAGAGGAACTGAAACACCAAGTAAAAGTGCCAAGAGTAATCTCAGGATCAAAAAGACCAAATCTGACGTTCAAAGTAAGGAAGAGGCCAGTACTACATCCACGAAAGTCAGTCCGAAATTTGGCAGAAAAGGCAAAACGACGGAAAGCCCTGATACTTTGTCCAAGAGTGCCAAAACGGTAAAGGTAACGACGAACTTGAAGAAGAACAGCGCCGGTTTCGTAAAGATTACCGAGGCTGATAACAAGGGCGGAAAAGGCCGGAAGAGTAAGGAATTAGATTGCGGTAGCAGTGCAAGAAACAATTCTAGcattgaaaaaatttcaaaggCGGCTTTAGACAACAAGAATTCTATCGATCTTACTATTGACGAAGTCATTGCTTCAATGTTGAGCGACTCCGAGATTGAAGGCCAGCAAAACGTTACACTAGACAAGACGGAAGGGAAGGTGACGAGGAGTAAGAAAATGTTGGTAGAAGGAAATATCGCTTGCGATATCGAGATAAAAAAGGAATCTGATGCCGACGACACCAAAGCTACATCGGATGGAGAGTCCGTAGAGACGGAACAGGGATTTCACTATCAGAATGCTattcaattaagaaaaagatcgAAAGTCGGTTATGCTGATCAAACGTCTCAAAGGAGCTTGCGAAATGGAAAGCAGCGTCACTTATCGGATTTGGGAAATTTTGTAGATAACGATTCGAAAAAGCGGCACAGGCTATATTCGGATGGACCTCTTACCTCGGATAATTTAATGGAACACATCTCggattgtaatataaatatagacTCTGGTTTTTCAGATCCTGGCAGTAATGAATCTCAAAGTATTGTAGCATCGAACAAAGAGGAGATTTGTTCTAAGGATAGAGCGTCTAATTTCGACGAGGATATCGAGACCGGATTAGAGATGGAGAACAACAATAATAGCGATCGCTCAGACAGGACGGGCGAGACTGGGCCGACACTACGTTCCAAGACCAAAGCTAAAACTACCGAGTGCGAGACTACAAGAGACGACGATGTTAAAACCGAAGACACACGAATAACACCCAAGAATACGGAAACGCAAGAGGATtcaaaaagatttaataattttgagcaaataaaaaaggaCAATGTTTTAGCTAAATTTTCAGACAAATCTAAAGGCCGAAGAAGCAGTTTAAACGTAGACGTAAATAAAAcggttaattctttttacaatacGGATAAATCGGACGGTAATTCAAAATCGGATATAGATCAAATGATTGAAAGCATAAAAACAAATATCGCAAATTCCATTAAAAACAAGATTTTTGGCTCGGAAAAAAATCttggattaaataaaaatttcgaaataccCGAGACTGAAGAAATTGTCGCGCCGCTTAGCACAGAGTCTCAAAAAATGGGACTGGAGGATAATGCAGATGAAGACAAATCCAATGTTTCAAGAAATGAAGCGTCAGATAATTCTGAAAATTCAGTACCAAGAGTGGCCGATACTGCCAAAGAGATCGAGAAGAAACTAGTCAACTTTGATATCGGGGAAGCAGAAACACATTCGCAGAACGTCCAAGAGAACAAAGCCTCTGATAACGACAGAATTAATGATGTACATAGTACTTGCGAATCtacatgtaatataaatattaataataataatgctacGCAACAATCTTACAAAAATATGGCCGAATCAGAAGAAAAGAATGTTGGTTGTAGTGCTTTCAGCGGCGTCTTAGTCAACGTCAGTGGTAATGAGCCGAAGATATtggacgaaaataaaaagattacgaGAAAATCCTCGAGAATCAACGATAAAAGTTCGGATAATGCCAGTAATAACGAAACGAGAAAATCGAATAGAACGCCAAATAAAACGGTCCCGAAATCGGACAACGTGGAAAATGCTTTGGACGAACAAAAATCTACGAGCGAAGAAACAGATCAGCTTTCGGACGATAATGCGAAAGCTTTGTCATTATCTGCATCGATGTCTTCTGAGCAAGCGGAGGAAGAATTTATGGAAGAACGTGTACAAACGGGAGCAACAACGGgatctcctttttctttcgaaaatgAAATCTCTCTGAACATTGCGAGTAACTCGGAAGAAGCGGAAACATTGGAAAGTATATCTCGTGAGGTAGAAAAATTAGTAGCGGAAGATGATTTTGCCACATCACTACCACATATTACAAATGAGACGGCACAGAGTAAAGATGCGATTTCAGACGCAAAAATATTGGATAAAGATCGAGAGATACAAAGTAATAATCAAGAGGGATCTGACGACTGCAACGAACGTTCCACGCCATTAGGACCAACTGTTAGCGACACAAACGAAACATCGAGCGGTTACGTAGAAGGTAAGCCCACTGACACAACTGAAACGTTACGAGAGAATGAAGCGTCTTGTAAAATATCGCAAAGCGGAAGACGttcaaaagttaataataatttgctaCACGTACCAATTGCTCTAAACTGTGATTCGAATAATGAAGGTAGCTCTGAAAATTCTTCATCCGTGCATTGCACTTCTGATCGATTGACCGATGAGACTAAAGAGCTCGATCAcgatagtaataataaagaattaaatcaaTCTAACGTTATATCAAATATTGATGAGAATATTTCCGAGCAAAAATCAGGTCACAATGAAGCTGCTCTAATGGTTGATCAAAGCAATAAATCCTCAGATAATAAAGGGCCTGATGAGcggaaaaatgagaaaaacaGGAGGGTATTACGAACTCGCGACAAGCAGAGGAAGACTGAAAACAGGCAAACATCGTCGCGCAGCCGAGAATCCGCGACCGATAATGTAAAAAGCAACAAAATAGAGGAAGGTAATACAGTACAAAAGACACCGACTTCGAGTCACCATAGCGACACTGATGAGATCGTACAGAGCTCGGTGGATGATACAGCTAGCGTCGAAAGTTCTCAAAAGACGGAAAGTGAAAACGATACGTTAAACATCAACTTAGAACTCGACGTCGGCGAACTCGAACCTCAAGCTCGTGGCCGTCGCGGTagagaaacgaaaaaacgCAAAGAAGAATCGTCGCAATTGCCCGGTAGCTCGAAAACCAAGCGTATAAAGCGAGATTTGCGAAAATCCGATCAGCAAAATAAAGAAGAGACTCTGTTGGACAACGAGGTTGCTAAAATCAACGAGAATAACAGATCATTTTTGAGTAAGTACGACAGCGTCAGGACCACCGCCAGCGCCGACGCCAATGACAACGATAGAGCTAGCGCTAATGCCAGCGTTAACGTTACCTCTAACGTTGATGCCGACGTAGATGCCAGCGTTGAGCACACGAACCGTTTTCATGGATTCTTTGAACAGAGCGGACAAGATGATTTAGATAAGATCGACAAGGATCCTAACTTGCGCAGCAAATCTGAAAACGATATAACGCTCGTCGGCGCGAAAACCGGGAAGAGCGAAAAGCGACAACTCTCGCGAAATCTATCCGAGAATCACGTCTCGCAACAGACAGTTGGCAATATAGATATTTTGGAGAACGAGCGCAAAACTCTGAAAACGCCAGAGCTCGCGCACAAAGATTCTGACGAGACGTCTACGTCCGGTGAATCGTTCAACAGTGGTACGCCAAAGATTCTGGAAACGCCTGAAgataaagaaaggaaagaatcGATTATGCGAATGCTGGGACTCGAATCTCTGGAACAGGCCGCGAAAAGACTAAATCAACAAAAGACAAAGAAGGAACAGACGTCATCCACAGGTACTTTGAAAACGATCATTAGAGTATCgcaaaaggaaaaggagaaggACAAGGATAAGCGAGGATCACGATCTCCATTGAAAATGATTCTCAAGCAACAAGGACGAGGAGATGGAGAGGGTGATTCACCCGAGTTCTACACCATTCAAAAGGAG tttggAACCAGTGGTTTGGGAGATAGCAGCTCTG aTGATGACAATGAGGAAGCTGCGCCTAAGGATCGTCAGTCGCTTGTTATTCCAGAAAAATCATCCTCTTTTTCTATTCATCCTGGGCGTGTGTGCGCTGATGTATGCTGCTATTGCTTTGGAAAATTTGGTTCTTTAGATACTCCAATGCATCTGGCTCAAATAAAATCTGATGAGAGGCGCAAAAAAATCTTGAATATAGAAAGACATCTTACAAAGGATTCATGTCTTTGTGACGCTTGCTATCGTCATGTTGATAGAAAG GCTAACACTAGTCCGACAAATATGCAACAAAAACCGCCAAAACAGCATAGGCAATTGATGGTGTCCAAGTGTTCTGCTCACGAATGTCGTGATCCTGCGCGGCATCATGTTAAACGACGTTGGCTgcttaaaataagaaatggcCTGCAGAATCAGGTTAATATgcgtaat gTCGATATAGACTGGGACTCGAGTCAGCACACCACGATGTCATTCTGCGTTAATCATTACGAAAAAGTCGGGCGCTTCTTGATGTGCGCGCTCTGCAAACGTCGACTTACTCGACAACACACTCACCCGGTGATTAGCGCAGAAATCGACGATTTGAATCACCTGCTCGGTGTACAAGGAATTCCCGTCTTACTAGCAGTTGGCACGTTTGTATGCAAGCTGTGTCGTTATTTTACTCAACTGCAACTGAAATATAAGGAACTCGAGAATATGAGTACAGGTCACAGGAGTTTCTTTAAGAGTTATCGAAAGCG GGTTCTCCATAATCTCGGAATTAAAGTGATCGATGACGAAGACGAAGATTCATCGCAACAGGTAAATCAAGCGAATCAAACTAAGGACAAGAAGACCAAAAAGAATATCAAGAATTTACAACCCAAAAACGGAAGCACAAAATCTCCGGAGTGCACGAGTGGTACGTCGGAGAAATCAACGCCGGAACCGACCAAGAATGATAATCCGATGGGATGCAGCTCTGAGATGGGTAACGAGAGTCGTGGCTCCAAGTCGATCAACGACGAAAACGGTAGTATGGATATGCATTATCTCGACAGCActgtagaaaatttaaaaaagcgtAAAATTCTCGATATGCACACATACGCGCCAGGCACGTCCATCTCTTCTCTATGCGATGGCGTATTGGCGAACGGTATGACATTCGGGATGGATGAAGTTACCTTGACGCGATTGCCAAAAAGATCCAGGGTTAGTACCAACAGTAACAATGATATAACACCCGTGGTGCAGAGACTTGGTGCAAATCCCTCCATAAGCGTGCGCACGCTCTTTCCGGGCGAGGAGGAGATGAATCTTCACgtaaatattgaatttcaaAATGTACGCGAAGTCACGCCGCAAGGATGGGAGAAATGCGCGACGATGATCCAGTATGATCGCGAGACTAAGCAGCTTTGGCAGCAGTTGCAACGACCGTACGGTAATCAAAGTTCCTTCCTGCGACATTTAATCCTCCTGGAGAAATATTACCGAGCCGGCGATCTGATATTAGCGCCAAATGCCTCGCGGAATGCCATCAACTATTCTACATCAGTGCAAAATAGATTGATATCGTACGAAGGTCCGGAGAAAATGGATGAACCTATAATGGAACCGATTGCGACAGAGTATAGTAATTCTCGCCGTTTGAGTGGTGGCTATATGTTAGAGAAAGACAGACTTTCCATACCCGGTACAAGTTTGATGTCCAGACCGTCCACTAGCGGCGGAAATTCCGGTGCCTCGTTATCGCATTCGGCCAAAGTAAACCCACCACGGATGCTCAAACTTACCTCGGGGgtatcaattataaaaaaatcgccTCCGAATTTGCAACGATTGAGTTTACCATCTACTAGCGGTAGCGGTagcggcagcggcagcggcggcggtggcggcggcggcagtaACGGTAGCAATAGTAGCGGCAATAGCGGTGGCAGTGGCGGCAGTGTTAGTGCCAGTGGTAATAGCAATGGCAATGGCAATGGAAATGGTGGTACTACCGCGACGACAAACGGTAGTGGCGGTGTCAAACGAAGAGACCACAGTTTGCCCTCCGTTTATGGCAGCAGCGGCAAGGTGTTTCAATTAAGCGAGGCGGACGTGAAGCGAATGCCAACGTTCAAACGACAGAAATTAAGCGACAAACCCGTTGGCACGAATAACGGGTCGTCGACTAGTGGAAGATCGCAATACCAAAAGACGCAGCTTGTCGTTTCCGGCCATAACCAACAGTTTCACAGGCACCTCTTAATGCAGCAAGAGATGCTGAATCGCCAAAGCCGCGGTGATTTTGAGCCACTAATATGCGACATTACGCGTTCCGCTACTTGCGCGAATGAAAACAGTTCGACAGCTGGCCAAAATATTCTTCACAGCCTCAATTTACCCAAGTCGATCCAGGTAACAACCAAGCCGACGTCATCGACGAGCCATCCGATTCCGATTTTGCCGAAAATCCCGAAATCTTTGACGGTAATACCACAAACCATCACGAGATCtgttgaaaaatga